In the Salvelinus namaycush isolate Seneca chromosome 35, SaNama_1.0, whole genome shotgun sequence genome, one interval contains:
- the LOC120030033 gene encoding cerebellar degeneration-related protein 2-like produces MLGMEEFVTEEEEPWYDQQDLESDLHLAAELGKTLLERNKELEDSLQQMYITNEEQVQEIEYLVKQLEVLREMNEQHAKVYEQLDGTARELELTNHKLVLDSKASHHKIERLTGTIETLQTQVESLSGQVEQLHSLEQLRVRREKRERRKTIASFPCLRELCTAPKYEDGFVVGRSDSFTSEAKRQPAEEENERLREAVSALRSAVRAERGRREGAERECHVLLGEFSRLETRVQGAESCQVRIHELESELQELQQLRRARTLLLCSEDDGVGFTQTLLNNTPETDTMEGEGGEVGGGVRDEGEGGGGLSGESLPASSPVRKSCSDTALNAIVARDASGRRRGSYAIHANSVRKRGMSILREVDEQYHALLEKYEELLGKCRRHEESLCHTGVQTSRPVSRDPSMKDCAMGSTPAPPPTPTESPSTPEAMESISKQVEAVDKRLGQNTPEYKALFKEIFSRIQKSKTEIKTTKATKTPKASKSGKSSK; encoded by the exons acctcCACTTGGCGGCGGAGCTGGGGAAGACTCTGTTAGAGAGGAACAAGGAGCTGGAGGATTCTCTACAGCAGATGTACATCACCAATGAGGAGCAGGTGCAGGAGATCGAG TACCTGGTTAAGCAGCTTGAGGTGCTGAGGGAAATGAATGAGCAGCATGCTAAGGTGTACGAGCAGCTAGACGGGACAGCCAGAGAACTAGAGCTCACCAACCATAAACTGGTTCTGGACAGCAAGGCCTCGCATCACAAGATAGAGAG GTTGACAGGGACCATCGAGACCCTACAGACCCAGGTGGAGTCTCTCTCTGGGCAGGTGGAACAGCTCCACTCCCTGGAGCAGCTTAGGGtgcggagggagaagagggaacGACGCAAGACCATCGCCTCCTTCCCTTGCCTTAGGGAACTCTGCACCGCACCAAA gtatGAGGATGGGTTCGTGGTGGGCCGCTCAGACAGCTTCACCTCAGAGGCTAAACGGCAGCCAGCAGAGGAGGAGAACGAGCGTCTGAGAGAGGCTGTGTCGGCGCTGCGCTCGGCTGTGAGGGCTGAGCGGGGTCGCAGggagggggcggagagagagtGTCACGTCCTCCTGGGGGAGTTCTCTCGTTTGGAGACACGCGTGCAG GGTGCGGAGAGCTGCCAGGTACGGATCCATGAACTAGAGTCAGAGCTCCAGGAACTCCAGCAGCTCCGACGGGCGAGGACCCTCCTCCTTTGCAGCGAGGATGACGGTGTGGGCttcacccagaccctcctcaacAACACCCCCGAAACAGACAccatggagggggagggaggagaagtgGGTGGAGGGGTCAGGGATGAGGGCGAGGGGGGAGGAGGCTTAAGCGGAGAGTCGTTACCTGCCTCCAGCCCCGTCAGGAAGAGCTGCAGCGACACGGCGCTGAACGCCATCGTGGCCAGGGACGCATccgggaggagaagagggagctACGCGATCCACGCCAACAGCGTCCGTAAGAGAGGGATGTCCATCCTGAGGGAGGTGGACGAGCAGTACCACGCTCTGCTGGAGAAGTATGAGGAGCTGTTAGGGAAGTGCAGGCGCCACGAGGAGTCCCTGTGTCACACAGGGGTGCAGACCTCGCGCCCCGTCTCCAGGGACCCCTCCATGAAGGATTGCGCCATGGGCTCCACCCCTGCACCCCCGCCCACCCCCACCGAGTCCCCCTCCACCCCCGAGGCCATGGAGAGCATCAGTAAGCAGGTGGAGGCGGTGGATAAACGGCTGGGCCAGAACACGCCAGAGTATAAGGCTCTGTTCAAGGAGATCTTCTCCCGTATTCAGAAGAGCAAGACAGAAATCAAAACTACCAAAGCCACCAAAACCCCTAAAGCCAGCAAGTCTGGCAAGTCTAGTAAATAA
- the mrpl58 gene encoding peptidyl-tRNA hydrolase ICT1, mitochondrial isoform X1, whose amino-acid sequence MATSVAKYFLLSRCSGIIRSVTLQGKLPPVCIRNRNLLGQCPSFSYGNRASDNNPQDGHVNIPVDRLTVSYSRSSGPGGQHVNKVSTKAEVRFHVCTADWIPEDVRQKIILNNKNRINKAGELLVTSEQSRSQQRNMGDCIQKISDIIAKATEKPHEPSAEDIALKASRLEKRNKERLKQKKLHSAVKQTRRVNFD is encoded by the exons ATGGCGACCTCCGTAGCTAAATATTTTTTACTCTCTCGATGTTCAGGAATCATTCGGTCCGTTACTCTACAAGGGAAATTGCCCCCTGTGTGTATAAGAAACAGAAACCTCCTCGGCCAATGTCCAAGTTTTAGTTATGGTAACAGAGCGTCTGACAACAACCCACAG GATGGACATGTGAACATTCCAGTCG ACCGTCTCACAGTATCCTACAGCCGAAGCAGTGGTCCAGGTGGTCAGCATGTTAACAAAG TCAGCACAAAAGCAGAGGTCCGCTTCCACGTCTGTACAGCAGATTGGATCCCAGAAGACGTTCGACAAAAGATCATCTTAAAT AATAAAAACCGTATCAACAAGGCAGGGGAGTTGCTGGTGACGTCAGAGCAGAGCAGGAGCCAGCAGAGAAACATGGGGGACTGCATCCAGAAGATCTCTGACATCATAGCCAAGGCCACTGAAAAGCCCCACGAGCCTTCAGCAGAGGACATAGCCCTCAAAGCATCCAG GTTAGAGAAGAGGAATAAGGAGAGACTGAAACAGAAGAAGCTCCATTCAGCAGTCAAGCAGACCAGAAGAGTGAATTTCGACTGA
- the mrpl58 gene encoding peptidyl-tRNA hydrolase ICT1, mitochondrial isoform X2: MATSVAKYFLLSRCSGIIRSVTLQGKLPPVCIRNRNLLGQCPSFSYGNRASDNNPQDGHVNIPVVSTKAEVRFHVCTADWIPEDVRQKIILNNKNRINKAGELLVTSEQSRSQQRNMGDCIQKISDIIAKATEKPHEPSAEDIALKASRLEKRNKERLKQKKLHSAVKQTRRVNFD, translated from the exons ATGGCGACCTCCGTAGCTAAATATTTTTTACTCTCTCGATGTTCAGGAATCATTCGGTCCGTTACTCTACAAGGGAAATTGCCCCCTGTGTGTATAAGAAACAGAAACCTCCTCGGCCAATGTCCAAGTTTTAGTTATGGTAACAGAGCGTCTGACAACAACCCACAG GATGGACATGTGAACATTCCAGTCG TCAGCACAAAAGCAGAGGTCCGCTTCCACGTCTGTACAGCAGATTGGATCCCAGAAGACGTTCGACAAAAGATCATCTTAAAT AATAAAAACCGTATCAACAAGGCAGGGGAGTTGCTGGTGACGTCAGAGCAGAGCAGGAGCCAGCAGAGAAACATGGGGGACTGCATCCAGAAGATCTCTGACATCATAGCCAAGGCCACTGAAAAGCCCCACGAGCCTTCAGCAGAGGACATAGCCCTCAAAGCATCCAG GTTAGAGAAGAGGAATAAGGAGAGACTGAAACAGAAGAAGCTCCATTCAGCAGTCAAGCAGACCAGAAGAGTGAATTTCGACTGA